One genomic window of Arachis stenosperma cultivar V10309 chromosome 10, arast.V10309.gnm1.PFL2, whole genome shotgun sequence includes the following:
- the LOC130957034 gene encoding uncharacterized protein LOC130957034, with protein MGAALSQVIRESPVHATRAFMKDAKFEFDRIKGLKDELDAKVAKLELDLENEKSQATTAEASANLAEEMAKKSKESYTRTYAELLETRERLQSVQADYVELQGHLVDSVIDAYENLKAQVQVLAPELDLTLFSLDNMVEDGRIMPAPDDEEEGPPLVLRDKVTVALASSAPSGKVLLMSG; from the coding sequence ATGGGTGCAGCCTTATCGCAGGTTATCAGGGAGTCTCCCGTTCATGCCACTAGAGCTTTTATGAAAGATGCTAAGTTTGAATTCGATAGAATCAAGGGCTTGAAGGATGAGCTTGATGCTAAGGTAGCTAAGTTGGAGTTGGATTTAGAGAATGAGAAATCTCAAGCTACTACTGCTGAGGCATCTGCCAATTTAGCTGAGGAGATGGCAAAGAAGTCTAAAGAGAGCTACACCCGCACATATGCTGAGTTGTTGGAGACTAGGGAGAGACTTCAGTCCGTCCAAGCTGATTATGTCGAGCTCCAAGGTCATCTGGTGGATAGTGTGATCGATGCGTATGAAAACTTGAAAGCCCAGGTCCAGGTTCTTGCCCCTGAGCTTGATCTTACCCTATTCAGCTTGGACAATATGGTGGAGGATGGCAGAATTATGCCTGCTCCTGACGATGAGGAGGAAGGTCCTCCCCTTGTGCTGCGAGACAAAGTTACTGTAGCTTTGGCCTCTTCAGCTCCTTCTGGCAAGGtgttgctgatgagcggataa